One genomic segment of Mycolicibacterium chubuense NBB4 includes these proteins:
- a CDS encoding ParB/RepB/Spo0J family partition protein — translation MNNPARKRSGLGRGLASLIPTGPAENGEPATTGPRMGAAAADVVLGGPVAPPTPPAPPEENSVGAVYREIAPAQIDPNPRQPRQVFDEEALAELVHSIREFGLMQPIVVRATPGGDGDGDGAPRYQLVMGERRWRAAQEAGVATIPAIVRETADDSMLRDALLENIHRVQLNPLEEAAAYQQLLEEFEVTHDELASRIGRSRPVITNMIRLLRLPIAVQRRVAAGVLSAGHARALLALEGGPEVQEELAARIVAEGLSVRATEEAVTLANREGGGTPPAPRRKPIQMPGLQDVAEQLSTAFDTRVTVSLGKRKGKIVVEFGSVDDLQRIVELMNASTR, via the coding sequence ATGAACAACCCGGCACGTAAGCGCAGCGGTCTCGGCCGCGGACTCGCCTCACTGATTCCGACGGGTCCGGCCGAGAACGGGGAGCCGGCCACGACGGGTCCGCGGATGGGAGCCGCCGCCGCCGACGTCGTCCTCGGCGGTCCGGTCGCGCCACCGACCCCGCCGGCGCCGCCGGAGGAGAACTCCGTGGGCGCGGTGTACCGGGAGATCGCGCCGGCGCAGATCGATCCGAATCCGCGGCAGCCGCGCCAGGTCTTCGACGAGGAGGCGCTCGCCGAACTCGTACACTCGATCCGCGAGTTCGGGTTGATGCAACCGATCGTCGTGCGCGCGACGCCGGGCGGCGACGGTGATGGCGACGGGGCGCCGCGCTATCAGCTGGTGATGGGGGAGCGGCGATGGCGTGCCGCTCAGGAGGCCGGCGTCGCGACGATCCCGGCGATCGTGCGGGAGACCGCCGACGACAGCATGCTCCGCGACGCACTGCTGGAGAACATCCACCGGGTGCAGCTCAATCCTCTGGAAGAGGCGGCGGCCTACCAGCAGCTGCTCGAGGAGTTCGAGGTGACGCACGATGAACTGGCGTCACGCATCGGGCGCTCGCGACCCGTGATCACCAACATGATCCGACTGCTCCGGCTGCCGATCGCGGTGCAGCGGCGAGTCGCGGCAGGCGTGCTATCGGCCGGACATGCCCGCGCTCTGCTGGCCCTCGAGGGTGGGCCCGAGGTGCAGGAGGAACTCGCGGCCCGCATCGTGGCCGAGGGTCTGTCGGTGCGTGCCACCGAAGAGGCGGTGACGCTGGCCAACCGCGAGGGCGGCGGCACGCCCCCGGCACCGCGGCGCAAGCCCATCCAGATGCCGGGTCTGCAGGATGTGGCCGAGCAGTTGTCGACGGCGTTCGACACCCGGGTGACGGTCAGCCTCGGCAAGCGCAAGGGCAAGATCGTGGTGGAATTCGGATCGGTCGACGATCTGCAACGAATTGTGGAGTTGATGAACGCGTCGACCCGGTGA
- the trxB gene encoding thioredoxin-disulfide reductase codes for MTSSPTVHDLIIIGSGPAGYTAAVYAARAQLQPLVFEGTQFGGALMTTTEVENYPGFRDGITGPELMDQMREQALRFGADLHMEDVDAVDLAGPIKTVTVGDETYQSRAVILAMGAAARHLGVPGEDTLLGMGVSTCATCDGFFFRDQDIAVVGGGDSAMEEATFLTRFARSVTLIHRREEFRASKIMLERAQNNEKITIRTNTAVTAIEGEPKVTGIRLRDTVTGEESTLAVTGVFVAIGHDPRSELVRGQVDLDDEGYVQVEGRTSYTSVEGVFAAGDLVDHTYRQAITAAGSGCAASIDAERWLADRAEPGERTSTTTDDSDLIGAQQ; via the coding sequence ATGACCTCCTCACCCACCGTCCATGACCTGATCATCATCGGTTCCGGTCCGGCCGGCTACACCGCCGCCGTGTACGCGGCCCGCGCCCAGCTTCAGCCGCTGGTCTTCGAGGGGACGCAGTTCGGCGGCGCGCTGATGACCACGACCGAGGTCGAGAACTACCCCGGCTTCCGGGACGGCATCACCGGCCCCGAACTGATGGACCAGATGCGCGAGCAGGCGCTTCGCTTCGGCGCGGACCTGCACATGGAAGACGTCGACGCCGTCGACCTCGCCGGCCCCATCAAGACCGTGACGGTCGGCGACGAGACCTACCAGTCGCGCGCCGTCATCCTCGCGATGGGCGCGGCAGCGCGCCACCTCGGGGTCCCCGGCGAGGACACCCTGCTCGGCATGGGTGTGAGCACCTGCGCCACCTGCGACGGTTTCTTCTTCCGTGACCAGGACATCGCCGTGGTCGGCGGCGGCGACTCCGCGATGGAAGAGGCCACCTTCCTGACCCGGTTCGCCCGCAGCGTCACGCTGATCCACCGCCGCGAGGAGTTCCGCGCCTCGAAGATCATGCTGGAACGCGCACAGAACAACGAGAAGATCACCATCCGCACGAACACCGCGGTGACCGCGATCGAGGGTGAGCCGAAGGTCACCGGAATTCGCTTGCGCGACACCGTCACCGGTGAGGAATCGACGTTGGCGGTGACGGGCGTGTTCGTCGCGATCGGGCATGATCCGCGCTCCGAACTGGTCCGCGGCCAGGTCGACCTCGACGACGAGGGGTATGTGCAGGTGGAGGGCCGCACGTCCTACACCTCCGTCGAAGGTGTCTTCGCTGCGGGCGATCTCGTCGACCACACCTACCGCCAGGCGATCACCGCGGCCGGAAGTGGTTGTGCCGCGTCGATCGACGCCGAGCGCTGGCTCGCCGACCGCGCGGAGCCGGGCGAAAGAACTTCGACGACAACCGATGACAGCGATCTGATAGGAGCACAGCAATGA
- a CDS encoding N-acetylmuramoyl-L-alanine amidase, giving the protein MSILRRGDRGGAVTEIRAALSALGMIDDLDEDLTTGKHIAADVFDEHLDHAVRAFQQHRGLLVDGIVGEATYRALKEASYRLGARTLNHQFGAPMYGDDVATLQARLQDLGFYTGLVDGHFGLQTHNALMSYQREYGLYPDGICGPETLRSLYFLGARVTGGSPHAIREEELVRSSGPRLSGKRIIIDPGRGGDDHGLIMNGPAGPISEADILWDLASRLEGRMTAIGMDTFLSRPANGAPSDAERAATANTVGADLMISLRCETQSSPSASGVASFHFGNSHGSVSTIGRNLADFIQREVVARTGLRDCRVHGRTWDLLRLTRMPTVQVDIGYITNPGDRATLVSAAARDSIAEGMLAAVKRLYLLGKNDRPTGTFTFAELLAHELAVEQTRRTS; this is encoded by the coding sequence ATGTCGATTCTGCGTCGCGGTGATCGCGGAGGTGCGGTCACCGAGATCAGGGCCGCGCTGTCCGCACTCGGCATGATCGACGACCTCGACGAAGACCTGACCACGGGCAAGCACATCGCCGCCGACGTGTTCGACGAGCACCTCGACCATGCCGTGCGCGCTTTCCAGCAGCACCGCGGCCTGCTCGTGGACGGAATCGTCGGTGAGGCCACCTACCGCGCGCTCAAGGAAGCGTCCTACCGCCTGGGCGCCCGGACTCTCAACCACCAGTTCGGTGCCCCAATGTACGGCGACGACGTCGCGACGTTGCAGGCTCGGCTGCAGGATCTCGGGTTCTACACCGGCTTGGTCGACGGCCACTTCGGATTGCAGACCCACAACGCGTTGATGTCGTACCAGCGTGAGTACGGGTTGTACCCGGACGGGATCTGCGGTCCGGAGACGTTGCGCTCGTTGTACTTTCTCGGGGCCCGCGTCACGGGCGGCTCGCCGCACGCGATTCGGGAGGAGGAGCTGGTCCGCAGCTCGGGTCCGCGGCTGTCGGGTAAACGGATCATCATCGATCCGGGCCGCGGCGGCGACGATCACGGTCTGATCATGAACGGGCCGGCCGGTCCGATCAGCGAAGCAGACATCCTGTGGGACTTGGCAAGTCGCCTCGAAGGCCGGATGACCGCGATCGGCATGGACACGTTCCTGTCCCGGCCCGCCAACGGAGCCCCGTCGGATGCCGAACGCGCAGCCACCGCGAACACCGTCGGCGCGGATCTGATGATCAGCTTGCGCTGCGAGACCCAGTCGAGCCCGTCCGCCAGCGGCGTCGCGTCGTTCCACTTCGGCAACTCGCACGGATCGGTGTCCACCATCGGCCGGAATCTGGCCGACTTCATCCAACGAGAAGTGGTCGCCCGCACCGGTTTACGGGACTGCCGCGTGCACGGCCGGACGTGGGACCTGCTCCGGTTGACCCGGATGCCCACGGTCCAGGTGGACATCGGCTACATCACCAATCCCGGCGACCGGGCGACGCTGGTGTCGGCGGCCGCCCGCGACTCGATCGCCGAGGGGATGCTGGCCGCGGTCAAGCGCCTCTACCTGCTGGGCAAGAACGACCGGCCCACAGGCACGTTCACGTTCGCCGAGCTGCTGGCTCACGAACTGGCCGTCGAGCAGACCCGCCGCACCAGCTAG
- the trxA gene encoding thioredoxin, which produces MSGPSTVAVTDDSFTDDVLSSNTPVLVDFWATWCGPCKMVAPVLEEIASEKAGSLRVAKIDVDENPATARDFQVVSIPTMILFKDGRPVKRIVGAKGKAALLRELSDVI; this is translated from the coding sequence ATGAGCGGACCCTCAACGGTGGCGGTGACCGACGATTCGTTCACCGACGACGTCCTGTCGAGCAACACGCCGGTGCTGGTGGACTTCTGGGCCACCTGGTGCGGACCGTGCAAGATGGTCGCCCCGGTGCTCGAGGAGATCGCCTCCGAGAAGGCCGGTTCGCTGCGCGTGGCGAAGATCGACGTCGACGAGAACCCCGCCACCGCCCGCGACTTCCAGGTGGTGTCGATCCCGACGATGATCCTGTTCAAGGACGGTCGGCCGGTGAAGCGGATCGTCGGCGCGAAAGGCAAAGCAGCGCTGTTGCGTGAGCTTTCCGACGTGATCTGA